The genomic window TATAGAAGATAGAGGGGAAGAAATTTTCTTTAAATTCACTTGGGAAGTTATCGTTCCTGTCAATGATCAGTGTCACATAGTTCTTCAACTCATCCTTCACTTCCGGGTCTGCCATGGTCATATTCACCAGCTTGTCACACCATCTGCAATCTTTTTTCACGATGACCATGACCAGCATTTTCTTCTCGCTGCGGGCTTTGACCATCGCTGTAGAAAAATTGTTTTCAACACCCATATTCATGGCAGCTTCTTTGGCATCTGTTGCGAACAGAGTACAAACGAACAGTACCGATATCAAAAACAGTTTCAAATCATCTCCTATTTATAGACAAATATCATCCAATATAATACCTTAAAATGCTGTAAATCATTAATATAAAAGTGATAGAATACAACTGTTATATAAATCATAAGGAACATAAATGGCACCACAGGACAGAGAGATAG from Sulfurovum riftiae includes these protein-coding regions:
- a CDS encoding DUF255 domain-containing protein, which produces MKLFLISVLFVCTLFATDAKEAAMNMGVENNFSTAMVKARSEKKMLVMVIVKKDCRWCDKLVNMTMADPEVKDELKNYVTLIIDRNDNFPSEFKENFFPSIFYIDYSSQKSVYENVGFVGKKCFLNDLRESLKTRDELYN